A window from Peromyscus eremicus chromosome 1, PerEre_H2_v1, whole genome shotgun sequence encodes these proteins:
- the LOC131894094 gene encoding LOW QUALITY PROTEIN: upstream stimulatory factor 1-like (The sequence of the model RefSeq protein was modified relative to this genomic sequence to represent the inferred CDS: inserted 1 base in 1 codon) codes for MKGQQKTAEAEEGTVQIQEGAVATGEDPTSVAIASIQSAATFPDPNXQVMYRVIQVSEGQLDGQTEGTGAISGYPATQSMTQAVIQGAFTSDDAADTEGAAAETHYTYFPSTAVGDGSGGTTSGSTTAVVTTQGSEALLGQATPPSTGQFFVMMSPQEVLQGGSQRSIAPRTHPYSPKSEAPRTTRDEKRRAQHNEVERRRRDKINNWIVQLSKIIPDCSMESTKSGQSKGGILSKACDYIQELRQSNHRLSEELQGLDQLQLDNDVLRQQVEDLKNKNLLLRAQLRHHGLEVVIKNDSN; via the exons ATGAAGGggcagcagaagacagctgaagcCGAAGAGGGGACAGTGCAGATCCAGGAAGGTGCAGTGGCCACTGGAGAGGACCCAACTAGTGTAGCTATTGCCAGCATCCAGTCAGCTGCTACTTTCCCCGACCCCA GTCAAGTGATGTACAGGGTGATCCAGGTGTCTGAGGGGCAGCTGGATGGCCAGACAGAGGGCACTGGCGCCATCAGTGGCTACCCTGCCACTCAGTCTATGACCCAGGCAGTGATCCAGGGTGCTTTCACCAGTGACGATGCAGCTGACACAGAGGGAGCAGCCGCTGAAACACATTATACTTACTTTCCCAGCACCGCAGTGGGAGATGGGTCGGGGGGTACCACGTCTGGAAGTACAACTGCTGTTGTTACCACCCAGGGCTCAGAGGCACTACTGGGGCAGGCCACCCCTCCCAGTACCGGTCAGTTCTTTGTGATGATGTCACCACAAGAAGTATTGCAGGGAGGGAGCCAGCGTTCCATTGCCCCCAGGACCCACCCTTATTCCCCGAAGTCAGAGGCTCCCAGGACAACTCGAGATGAGAAACGCCGGGCTCAACATAATGAAGTGGAGCGGCGCCGCCGGGACAAGATCAACAACTGGATTGTGCAGCTGTCCAAAATCATCCCAGACTGCTCAATGGAGAGCACCAAGTCTGGCCAGAGTAAAGGTGGAATCCTCTCCAAAGCCTGTGATTATATCCAGGAGCTGCGGCAGAGCAACCACCGATTGTCTGAAGAACTGCAGGGGTTAGATCAGCTGCAGCTAGACAATGATGTGCTTCGACAACAGGTGGAAGATCTTAAAAACAAGAACCTGCTACTGCGAGCTCAGTTACGGCACCATGGATTAGAGGTCGTCATCAAGAATGACAGCAACTAA
- the LOC131902661 gene encoding zinc finger protein 345-like, protein MDVMLENYNNLVFVGENQRVHTGKKEEKYTELDKSFDSQHKLTLEQIKSRKKPHQSRKCGNCFKTDSSLSRHQRAHTRQKPYKCAKCSKSFTHLSQLKVHCKFNCGEKSYKCTDCPTCFYLTSEFKRHCRIHSGENIYNYSECDKSFMSTSSLRMHQKICPGEKPYGCGECDKSFIQKLNLGSHQRNHTGEKPYKCSECNKSFTNRGGLNTHLRMHTGEKPYKCVECDKSFTTSSYLRAHQRIHTGEKPYKCSECDRSFISSSDLRKHQIIHTGETPYKCSECVKSFTQRRTLRTHQRIHTVGKPYKCSECDKSFISSSDLRKHQRIHTGEKPYKCDECVKSFVTCSELRRHQRIHTGDKPYKCGECDKSFTTASQFRRHQGIHTGDKPYKCGECDKSFTTASQFRSHQRIHTGETPYKCSECDKSFTQKSTLRIHQRIHTGEKPYKCGECVKCFVSCSELRIHQRIHTGEKPYKCIGCDKSFISCSELRRHERIHTGDKPYKCIVCDKSFTTGSQFKIHQRLHTGDKPYKCTECDKSFSHRSSLITHQRIHTGEKPYKCIECDKSFTTATHLRTHQRIHTGEKPYRCGECVKSFVSCSALRTHWKIHTGEKPHKCGECDKSYITSSALRKHQRIHTRENVTNPLLMETTLELIRNFTQERNLKNVGNMSSSLPLPLIS, encoded by the exons ATGGATGTAATGTTGGAGAATTACAACAATCTAGTCTTTGTAG GTGAAAATCAAAGAGTccacacaggaaagaaagaagaaaaatatacagaGCTTGATAAATCTTTTGACTCTCAACATAAACTCACACTGGAACAAATCAAGAGTAGAAAGAAACCACACCAAAGCCGGAAATGTGGAAACTGCTTCAAGACAGACTCAAGCCTTAGTAGACATCAGAGAGCTCATACTAGacagaaaccctataaatgtgcAAAATGTAGTAAATCCTTTACACATTTGTCACAACTCAAAGTACATTGCAAGTTCAATTGTGGAGAAAAATCCTACAAATGTACAGACTGTCCTACATGCTTTTACCTGACATCAGAATTTAAAAGACATTGCAGAATACATTCTGGAGAGAATATTTACAATTatagtgaatgtgacaaatcctttatgAGCACATCATCTCTTAGAATGCATCAGAAAATTTgtcctggagagaaaccttatggaTGTGGTGAATGTGATAAATCCTTTATCCAGAAATTGAATCTTGGATCTCATCAGAGAAaccatacaggagagaaaccttacaaatgcagtGAATGTAATAAATCCTTTACTAATAGAGGTGGTCTTAATACTCATCTGAGAATGCATACAGGAGAGAAGCCTTACAAATGTGtagaatgtgacaaatcctttaccacTTCCTCATATCTTAGAgctcatcagagaattcatacaggggaaaaaccttacaaatgcagtGAATGTGACAGATCCTTCATCAGTTCCTCAGATCTTAGAAAACATCAAataattcatacaggagagacaCCTTACAAATGCAGTGAATGTGTCAAATCCTTTACCCAAAGACGCACCCTTAGAactcatcagagaattcatacagtggggaaaccttacaaatgcagtgaatgtgacaaatcctttatcaGTTCCTCAGATCTTAGaaaacatcagagaattcatacaggagaaaaaccttacaaatgtgatgaatgtgTCAAATCCTTTGTCACTTGCTCTGAActtagaagacatcagagaattcatacaggagacaAACCATATAAATGTggtgaatgtgacaaatcttttacCACTGCCTCACAATTCAGAAGACATCAGGGAATTCATACAGGAGACAAACCATATAAATGTggtgaatgtgacaaatcttttacCACTGCCTCACAATTCAGAagtcatcagagaattcatacaggagagacaCCATATAAATGCAGTGAATGTGACAAGTCCTTTACCCAAAAAAGCACTCTTAGAattcatcagagaattcatacaggggagaaaccttacaaatgtggtGAATGTGTCAAATGCTTTGTCAGTTGCTCTGAGCTTAGAATTCATCAGagaattcacacaggagagaaaccttacaaatgtattgGATGTGATAAATCTTTTATCAGTTGCTCTGAGCTTAGAAGACAtgagagaattcatacaggagacaaaccttacaaatgtattgTTTGTGACAAATCTTTTACCACCGGCTCACAATTCAAAATTCATCAGAGACTCCATACAGGAGACAAACCTTACAAATGCACTGAGTGTGATAAATCCTTTTCTCATAGAAGCAGTCTTATTACTCATCAGAgaatacatacaggagagaaaccttacaaatgtattgAATGTGATAAATCCTTTACCACTGCCACACATCTTAGAACTCaccagagaattcatactggagagaaaccttacagatGTGGTGAATGTGTCAAGTCCTTTGTCAGTTGCTCTGCGCTTAGAACACATTGGaaaattcatacaggagagaaaccacacaaatgtggtgaatgtgacaaatcctatATTACTAGCTCTGCTCTTAGaaaacatcagagaattcatacaagagagaatgtgacaaatcctttattGATGGAGACAACCTTAGAACTCATCAGAAATTTCACACAGGAGAGGAACCTTAAAAATGTAGGGAATATGTCAAGTTCTTTACCACTGCCTCTCATCTCATAA